In the genome of Tropicibacter oceani, one region contains:
- a CDS encoding DUF2163 domain-containing protein, translating to MKSLSPALQAHLDEGTTTLAWCWRITRADGVTFGFTDHDRTLTFDGTDFEPESGLTASEVRSGSDLSVDAQDAEGVLNSDRITETDILDGRWDNAEVEVWRVNWADTGQRVLMRRGAIGQIRRGRLAFVAEVRSLAHVLGQTVGRTFQATCDAALGDARCGVDLEDPVYKGAGAVIDLLRDRAFTASGLGGFTSGWFTFGTIEWSSGANTGRRAEVLGHDVTDGIAILTLLEAPVRAIAEGDAFTIRAGCDKRIETCGAKFANTANFRGFPHIPGQDAILRYATKDGGHEGGVL from the coding sequence ATGAAATCCCTCTCGCCCGCGCTGCAGGCCCATCTCGACGAGGGCACGACCACGCTTGCCTGGTGCTGGCGGATCACGCGAGCCGACGGCGTCACATTCGGCTTCACCGATCACGACCGGACGCTGACGTTTGACGGCACCGACTTCGAGCCCGAGAGCGGGCTGACGGCTTCCGAGGTCCGCTCTGGCTCGGACCTTTCGGTGGATGCACAGGACGCGGAAGGTGTGCTTAACTCGGATCGGATCACCGAGACCGACATCCTCGACGGACGCTGGGACAATGCCGAGGTCGAAGTCTGGCGCGTGAACTGGGCGGACACGGGTCAGCGGGTGCTGATGCGGCGCGGGGCCATCGGCCAGATCCGGCGCGGGCGGCTGGCCTTCGTCGCGGAGGTCCGCTCTCTCGCGCACGTGCTCGGCCAGACGGTCGGACGGACCTTCCAGGCAACCTGCGATGCTGCGCTCGGCGATGCGCGCTGCGGCGTCGATCTCGAGGATCCCGTCTACAAGGGCGCGGGCGCAGTGATCGATCTCCTGCGCGACCGCGCCTTTACCGCCTCCGGTCTTGGCGGCTTTACCTCCGGCTGGTTCACCTTCGGCACCATCGAGTGGTCCAGCGGTGCAAACACTGGGCGTCGCGCGGAAGTTCTGGGCCACGACGTGACCGACGGCATCGCGATCCTGACCCTGCTCGAAGCGCCGGTGCGCGCCATTGCCGAGGGCGACGCCTTCACCATCCGCGCAGGCTGCGACAAGCGGATCGAGACCTGCGGTGCGAAGTTCGCCAACACCGCCAACTTCCGCGGCTTCCCGCATATCCCTGGCCAGGACGCGATCCTGCGCTATGCCACCAAGGATGGCGGGCACGAAGGGGGCGTGCTGTGA
- a CDS encoding lysozyme yields the protein MQMTEQGLLALVRHEGIVPGPYLDVKQVWTFGIGHTAAAGPPNPAKKPRGMPADLDDGIREAFRVFRADLAAYEAAVLRAVKVPLEPHEFYALVSFHYNTGGIAKAALTRHLNAGNRVAAADAFLNWRRPASIIPRREAERDLFRHGRYPGGTIPVWSVDRAGRVDFSRPIRRLTENEALVLARGPSPTPQILAPSPTAPTGWRARLAAFFSTLIRRT from the coding sequence ATGCAAATGACCGAACAGGGCCTCCTGGCCCTTGTCCGCCACGAAGGCATCGTGCCCGGACCCTATCTCGATGTGAAACAGGTCTGGACCTTCGGCATCGGCCACACGGCTGCGGCCGGTCCGCCCAATCCGGCCAAGAAGCCGCGCGGCATGCCCGCCGATCTAGACGACGGGATCCGGGAGGCGTTCCGGGTCTTTCGGGCCGACCTGGCGGCTTACGAGGCCGCCGTCCTGCGGGCCGTGAAGGTGCCGCTTGAGCCGCACGAGTTCTATGCGCTGGTCAGCTTCCACTATAATACCGGTGGCATTGCGAAGGCCGCGCTGACCCGGCATCTGAACGCCGGCAATCGCGTTGCAGCCGCCGACGCTTTTCTGAACTGGCGGCGACCGGCCTCGATCATTCCGCGCCGGGAGGCCGAGCGCGACCTGTTCCGCCATGGCCGCTATCCCGGCGGCACGATCCCTGTCTGGTCCGTGGACCGCGCGGGCCGCGTGGACTTCTCCCGGCCGATCCGCCGTCTGACCGAAAACGAGGCTCTGGTATTGGCTCGCGGGCCGTCGCCGACGCCGCAGATCCTCGCCCCTTCACCCACCGCGCCGACCGGCTGGCGAGCCCGGCTGGCCGCTTTCTTCTCTACGCTGATCCGGAGGACCTGA
- a CDS encoding IS5 family transposase has product MSRPIPPTYKTRNWPAYNEALKRRGSLTIWFDPEMIWDAVPTGRRGRQQSYSDAAIQTCLSMKVLFGMALRQTTGFVESLLQLVGLNWTVPDFSTLSRRQKTLAVNIPYRGSKGPLHLLIDSTGIKVEGEGEWHARKHGGPKRRVWRKIHLGIDEETLEVRAVEITGSHIGDAPILPDLLDQIPQDQEIGSVTADGAYDTRKCHDAIADRGAHAVIPPRKNAKPWKTITAGAVARNEALRAAKYLGRALWRRWSGYHRRSRVETKMHCMKLLGQRLMARDFDRQVAELQVRIAVLNGYTALGMPVTEVVG; this is encoded by the coding sequence ATGAGCAGACCCATACCCCCGACCTACAAGACCAGAAACTGGCCAGCCTACAATGAAGCGCTCAAGCGCCGGGGCTCGCTGACGATCTGGTTCGACCCTGAGATGATCTGGGATGCCGTGCCGACAGGCAGGCGTGGCCGCCAGCAGAGCTATAGCGACGCCGCCATACAGACGTGCCTCTCGATGAAAGTGCTGTTCGGCATGGCGCTCCGGCAGACGACCGGGTTCGTCGAGAGCCTGCTGCAGCTGGTCGGTCTGAACTGGACGGTGCCCGACTTCAGCACGCTATCTCGCCGCCAGAAGACCTTGGCCGTCAACATCCCATACCGCGGCTCCAAGGGGCCGTTGCACCTGTTGATAGACAGCACCGGGATCAAGGTCGAGGGCGAAGGCGAGTGGCACGCCCGCAAGCATGGCGGCCCTAAACGCCGCGTCTGGCGCAAGATCCACTTGGGGATTGATGAGGAAACGCTGGAGGTTCGGGCCGTCGAAATCACCGGGAGCCACATCGGTGATGCGCCGATCCTACCCGACCTTCTCGACCAAATCCCGCAGGACCAGGAAATCGGTAGCGTCACGGCTGATGGCGCCTACGACACGCGCAAATGCCACGATGCGATTGCAGATCGCGGCGCCCATGCCGTCATCCCGCCCCGCAAAAACGCGAAGCCCTGGAAGACGATCACCGCCGGAGCCGTGGCGCGAAACGAGGCCTTGCGCGCGGCGAAATACCTGGGCCGCGCACTCTGGCGACGATGGAGCGGATACCACCGCCGAAGCCGCGTCGAGACAAAAATGCATTGTATGAAGTTGCTGGGCCAGCGGCTCATGGCGCGGGACTTCGACCGCCAGGTCGCGGAACTCCAGGTCCGCATTGCCGTCCTGAACGGCTACACCGCGCTCGGCATGCCCGTCACGGAAGTCGTAGGATAA
- a CDS encoding phage tail tube protein: MARAQGARAQMALAFETTYGTPPVGGFTKMPFASTSLGAEQPLLNSELLGYGRDPLAPIKDAVTADGDVVVPLDAEAFGFWLKAAFGDPATTGTGPWTHEFQSGSWTLPSMSIETGMPEMPRFAMYSGCVLDQINWQMQRSGLLTATARLVAQGETVGTTTSAGTPAALELQRFGHFNGSITRNSTALGNVVSADITYANNLDRIETIRSDGRIDGADPSIAALTGSIEVRFADSTLVTQAINGDPCELEFAYALPSGESFTFTVHAVYLPRPRIEISGPQGVQATFDWQAARDSTVGRMCTATLVNDVETY; encoded by the coding sequence ATGGCACGAGCCCAAGGGGCGCGGGCGCAAATGGCGCTTGCGTTTGAGACGACCTATGGAACGCCGCCGGTGGGCGGGTTCACAAAAATGCCCTTTGCGAGTACCTCGCTCGGCGCGGAACAGCCACTGCTCAATTCGGAACTGCTGGGCTACGGCCGCGATCCGCTGGCACCGATCAAGGACGCGGTGACGGCCGATGGCGATGTCGTCGTCCCGCTCGACGCCGAGGCCTTCGGATTCTGGTTGAAGGCTGCCTTTGGTGATCCGGCCACGACCGGCACCGGCCCTTGGACGCACGAGTTTCAGTCTGGTTCTTGGACGCTGCCCAGCATGTCCATCGAGACCGGCATGCCTGAGATGCCCCGATTTGCGATGTATTCCGGCTGCGTGCTCGACCAGATCAATTGGCAGATGCAGCGGTCTGGCCTGCTGACCGCGACGGCCCGGCTGGTGGCGCAAGGAGAGACTGTCGGAACGACGACCAGCGCAGGCACGCCAGCCGCCCTCGAACTACAGCGCTTCGGCCATTTCAATGGATCCATTACCCGGAACAGCACGGCCCTCGGCAACGTCGTCTCGGCCGACATCACCTATGCCAACAATCTCGACCGCATCGAAACCATCCGAAGTGACGGCCGCATCGACGGCGCGGATCCGTCCATCGCGGCGCTCACCGGCTCCATTGAAGTGCGCTTTGCCGACAGCACACTGGTGACGCAGGCGATCAACGGCGATCCCTGTGAGCTTGAGTTCGCCTACGCGCTGCCTTCAGGTGAGAGCTTCACCTTCACCGTACACGCCGTCTACCTGCCGCGCCCGCGCATCGAAATTTCCGGGCCGCAGGGCGTGCAGGCCACTTTCGACTGGCAGGCGGCCCGCGACAGCACCGTCGGCCGGATGTGCACCGCCACCCTCGTGAACGATGTGGAGACGTACTGA
- a CDS encoding NlpC/P60 family protein — MVSSRNDGRQCISSRCTRTTADPTRVVGIARSWLGTPYHDQASLRGVGCDCLGLARGVWREIVGPEPFRIPPYSRDWGETGPREVLAEGARVMMIEVPPAEAKSGALVLFRMKPRAIAKHVGILTGPDSFLHAYERLGVIEEPLTNAWRRRIAFAFLFPQR; from the coding sequence ATCGTTTCCAGTAGAAACGACGGGCGGCAGTGCATCTCATCGCGATGCACGAGAACCACTGCCGATCCCACCCGCGTCGTTGGCATCGCACGGTCCTGGCTGGGCACGCCCTACCACGATCAGGCCAGCCTTCGAGGCGTTGGCTGCGACTGCCTTGGTCTCGCCCGCGGCGTCTGGCGCGAGATTGTGGGTCCTGAGCCGTTTCGGATCCCGCCCTACAGCCGCGACTGGGGCGAGACGGGCCCGCGCGAGGTGCTGGCCGAGGGCGCGCGCGTCATGATGATCGAGGTGCCTCCCGCCGAGGCCAAGTCCGGCGCGCTGGTGCTGTTCCGCATGAAGCCCCGCGCCATCGCCAAGCATGTCGGCATCCTGACCGGGCCGGACAGCTTCCTCCATGCCTATGAGCGGCTCGGCGTGATCGAGGAACCGCTCACCAACGCCTGGCGGCGGCGCATCGCCTTCGCCTTCCTGTTTCCGCAACGCTGA
- a CDS encoding phage tail tape measure C-terminal domain-containing protein, whose translation MAEKRVSVRLAAVGGRQVRAELEGVGEAGARGFGRLSREMEAANTRLAAFSRRVRVAAAAAVAAAAAASVAMIRSGLQTVDAQAKLAQSLGTTVASIQTLERAGELAGVSISGIEQATKDLTRRLSQAAAGTGPAADALERLGLSASELIALPLDQRVGAINAAIEGFVPAAERAAVAGQLFGEEGSIAMSRIDTATLRQATEDVLAFGVVVSEQDADQIERTNDAISRLGLIWRGLSNQLAVAAAPALESVADAMAAVARRTGPLGIAIRGLFDNIGRLTTYAATFVAFLAGRWVAGMAAAALSVRGLATALVALRGALIRTGIGALIVGAGELVYQFTRLVSGAGGFGEAMSLLKDVAVEVWERIRMGAAAAGAAATAMFFDLKADAASGMQSAIESVVAFGNTAANTFEGAYEAIKAIWGLLPAAIGDLVFQAANSLIDGVEAMLNGVVSRINTFIGGINQGLEALGSERRISIIPDLELGQIENRFEGAATAATTAAQMAFDRAFEDNPLTAPDLGLTRAANTALATANTYRGAARDLAEGARAPLASWQALRDALQGSAEGGTEALTEATGAAERFETALDGAGQAATNAGAAAGAAAAAAEPNVETAVTGWQAVTAALSDYASTAREIGGDIGQSLVGAFQSAESAVGEFVKTGKLDFRDLVTSLIADLAKLAARRFILGPIANALSGVFSGAGGIFANVLHAGGMVGSAGPSRMVPAIAFAAAPRMHGGGMAGLRHDEVPAILQRGERVLSQREAQSYGAGGVNVTVMARDAESFRQSRTQVAADIARAVSLGRRGM comes from the coding sequence ATGGCTGAAAAGCGCGTCTCTGTCCGACTTGCTGCCGTCGGCGGCCGACAGGTGCGCGCCGAGCTGGAAGGTGTCGGTGAAGCTGGCGCTCGGGGGTTCGGGCGGCTCAGCCGAGAAATGGAAGCGGCGAACACCCGGCTCGCGGCCTTCTCGCGCAGGGTGCGTGTGGCCGCCGCAGCCGCCGTGGCAGCGGCCGCCGCCGCTAGCGTGGCGATGATCCGCTCTGGCCTCCAGACCGTCGATGCGCAGGCGAAGCTGGCGCAGTCGCTCGGCACGACCGTCGCCTCGATCCAGACGCTGGAGCGTGCGGGCGAGCTGGCCGGTGTTTCCATTTCGGGCATCGAGCAGGCGACAAAGGATCTGACACGCCGTCTCAGCCAGGCGGCGGCCGGGACCGGACCCGCTGCCGATGCGTTGGAGCGGCTGGGGCTCTCGGCCAGCGAGCTGATCGCCCTGCCGCTGGACCAGCGCGTCGGTGCGATCAACGCCGCCATCGAGGGCTTCGTGCCCGCCGCCGAACGCGCGGCTGTCGCGGGGCAGCTCTTCGGCGAGGAAGGCTCCATCGCCATGAGCCGGATCGACACTGCGACGCTGCGCCAGGCAACGGAGGATGTCCTCGCCTTCGGTGTCGTCGTCTCCGAGCAGGATGCCGACCAGATCGAGCGTACGAACGACGCCATTTCCCGTCTCGGACTGATTTGGCGGGGGCTGTCGAACCAGCTGGCCGTCGCCGCAGCGCCTGCACTCGAATCCGTCGCCGACGCCATGGCGGCGGTAGCTCGCCGCACCGGGCCGCTCGGCATCGCCATTCGCGGGCTCTTCGACAACATCGGCCGACTGACCACCTACGCCGCCACCTTCGTGGCCTTTCTCGCGGGACGCTGGGTGGCGGGAATGGCCGCTGCGGCGCTCTCCGTCCGCGGTCTCGCCACGGCGCTCGTCGCGCTGCGCGGCGCATTGATCCGCACCGGGATCGGGGCGCTTATCGTCGGCGCGGGCGAGCTCGTCTATCAATTCACCCGCCTCGTTTCCGGCGCGGGCGGCTTCGGCGAGGCCATGTCGCTCCTGAAAGATGTCGCCGTCGAGGTCTGGGAGCGGATCCGCATGGGCGCCGCTGCAGCGGGTGCCGCGGCCACGGCGATGTTCTTCGACCTGAAGGCCGATGCCGCCTCGGGCATGCAGAGCGCCATCGAGAGCGTCGTGGCTTTCGGAAATACGGCGGCGAACACATTCGAGGGCGCCTACGAGGCGATCAAGGCGATCTGGGGACTGCTGCCCGCCGCAATCGGCGACCTGGTATTCCAGGCCGCCAACAGCCTGATCGACGGCGTCGAAGCGATGCTGAACGGGGTGGTCTCGCGGATCAACACGTTCATCGGCGGGATCAATCAGGGGCTAGAAGCTCTTGGCTCCGAACGACGCATCTCGATTATCCCGGATCTTGAGCTGGGCCAGATCGAGAACCGGTTTGAGGGGGCCGCGACGGCCGCAACCACCGCCGCGCAGATGGCGTTCGACCGGGCCTTCGAAGACAACCCGCTGACCGCGCCCGATCTCGGGCTCACCCGGGCGGCCAATACTGCACTGGCCACAGCCAATACGTATCGCGGTGCCGCACGGGATTTGGCCGAAGGCGCGCGTGCGCCACTCGCGAGCTGGCAGGCCCTGCGTGACGCTTTGCAGGGCAGCGCCGAGGGTGGCACCGAAGCGCTGACGGAGGCCACGGGTGCAGCGGAACGGTTCGAGACCGCGCTCGACGGTGCCGGACAGGCGGCGACCAATGCCGGTGCGGCCGCCGGTGCTGCGGCTGCTGCGGCCGAGCCCAATGTGGAGACCGCAGTCACCGGCTGGCAGGCGGTCACGGCGGCGCTCTCGGACTACGCCAGCACGGCGCGTGAGATCGGCGGCGATATCGGCCAGAGCCTCGTCGGCGCCTTCCAGTCGGCCGAGAGCGCCGTGGGCGAGTTTGTGAAGACCGGCAAGCTGGATTTCCGCGATCTCGTGACCTCGCTCATTGCCGATCTCGCCAAGCTGGCCGCGCGACGGTTCATCCTTGGCCCCATCGCCAACGCGCTCTCCGGCGTGTTCTCCGGGGCGGGTGGCATCTTCGCGAACGTCCTGCACGCGGGCGGGATGGTCGGATCGGCCGGACCCTCGCGCATGGTCCCGGCCATTGCCTTCGCCGCCGCACCCCGGATGCATGGCGGCGGCATGGCCGGTCTTCGCCACGACGAGGTCCCGGCGATCCTGCAACGCGGCGAGCGGGTGCTGTCCCAGCGCGAGGCGCAGAGTTACGGCGCGGGCGGCGTAAACGTCACCGTCATGGCCCGCGATGCCGAGAGCTTCCGGCAGTCCCGGACGCAGGTCGCGGCCGATATCGCCCGCGCCGTGTCGCTCGGGCGGAGGGGCATGTGA
- a CDS encoding acyl-CoA transferase has product MPTIRETILTALHARLSALSATALRGEVLPERIPANGLLILRDGEPGDPEVTLSPLAYHYQHRAEIEAIVQGATRDLAFDTLTASIGAALTADRTLGGLCDWVEAEAPRPVDLPIDGAASLKAAVIPVVLHFSTAEPLS; this is encoded by the coding sequence TTGCCCACCATCCGCGAAACCATCCTCACCGCGCTGCACGCGCGGCTTTCGGCGTTGTCCGCCACCGCCTTGCGCGGTGAGGTCTTGCCAGAGCGCATTCCAGCCAACGGCCTGCTGATCCTGCGCGACGGCGAGCCTGGCGATCCGGAGGTGACGCTGTCGCCGCTCGCTTACCACTACCAGCACCGCGCCGAGATCGAGGCGATCGTGCAGGGTGCGACCCGTGACCTCGCCTTCGACACGCTGACCGCCAGCATCGGCGCGGCACTCACCGCCGACCGGACGCTGGGCGGTCTCTGCGACTGGGTCGAGGCGGAAGCGCCGAGGCCAGTCGATCTGCCCATCGACGGCGCGGCCAGCTTGAAGGCGGCCGTCATCCCGGTGGTCCTGCACTTTTCAACGGCTGAACCACTCAGCTGA
- a CDS encoding DUF7697 family protein: protein MSAALALGHALGLPPLAAAELLPVVEAVMVAKLNEQMDHSNG, encoded by the coding sequence ATGTCGGCAGCGCTCGCGCTTGGGCACGCGCTCGGCTTGCCACCGCTCGCTGCGGCCGAACTTCTGCCCGTCGTTGAGGCGGTGATGGTCGCGAAACTCAACGAACAGATGGATCATTCCAATGGCTGA
- a CDS encoding DUF2460 domain-containing protein, translated as MAFHDVQFPDNISRGARGGPERRTQIVELASGDEERNASWANSRRRYDVAYGIRRADDLAAVVAFFEARNGRLHGFRFKDWADHKSCLPSCTPSPTDQTIGTGDGATTAFQLVKRYASGSQTWVRTITNPVAGTVRVALDGTEQPGGWSVDTTTGVVTFSAAPGSGIAVTAGFEFDVPVRFDTDVLDVTLDLERLGSITSIPLIEIRR; from the coding sequence ATGGCGTTCCATGATGTCCAGTTTCCCGACAACATCAGCCGAGGCGCGCGGGGCGGGCCGGAACGGCGCACGCAGATCGTCGAGCTTGCCTCCGGTGACGAGGAGCGTAACGCCAGCTGGGCCAACTCGCGCCGTCGCTACGACGTCGCCTACGGCATCCGCCGCGCCGACGATCTCGCTGCGGTGGTCGCCTTCTTCGAAGCCCGCAACGGGCGGTTGCACGGGTTTCGCTTCAAGGACTGGGCGGACCACAAGTCGTGCCTGCCTTCTTGCACGCCGTCGCCGACCGACCAGACGATCGGCACCGGCGACGGCGCGACGACCGCCTTTCAGTTGGTGAAGCGCTACGCCTCCGGCAGCCAGACTTGGGTGCGGACAATCACCAACCCCGTCGCGGGCACGGTTCGCGTCGCCCTCGATGGCACGGAACAGCCGGGCGGCTGGTCGGTCGACACAACGACCGGCGTTGTCACCTTCAGCGCCGCTCCGGGCTCCGGCATCGCGGTCACCGCAGGCTTCGAGTTTGACGTGCCGGTCCGCTTCGACACCGACGTACTCGACGTGACGCTGGACCTTGAGCGGCTCGGCTCGATCACCTCCATTCCTCTCATCGAAATCCGCCGCTGA